The following are encoded together in the Natronincola ferrireducens genome:
- the gspE gene encoding type II secretion system ATPase GspE — MSVKNKKLGDLLVDAHFITQQQLEEALKLQKTTGEKLGEILIKEKVISEKEIIEVLEFQLGIPHVVLDSYYIDPEIPRLIHEKLARRHTLIPIKKDRGKLVVAMVDPLNIFALDDIKIATGLEVEPVIATKDDILNAIGVYYEKESAEQALEEFQENFSTESIEDLDEKTLNQINNAPVVKLVNSIIRQAIKLTASDVHIEPGEKSLRIRFRIDGDLQEIMTLAKTSHSAIVTRIKIMGKMDIAEKRIPQDGRVETNVDGKDIDMRISVLPTVYGEKIVIRLLDRSGVVLSKSQLGFIDENLEVFDKIIQNPHGIILVTGPTGSGKTTTLYAVLKELNKIDKNIITVEDPVEYRLEGINQSQVNVKAGLTFANGLRAILRQDPDIVMIGEIRDAETAQIAVRAAITGHLVLSTLHTNDTASTVTRLVDMGIEPFLISSSVVGVIAQRLVKKICENCKISYEGSYNERKLLDLNHDPILYKGTGCNFCNHTGYKGRTSIHEIMPINNAIKSLIDTRQTVEALKRKAVEQGMVTLRQNATNLVLKGVTTMDELIKVTYSLD; from the coding sequence ATGAGCGTAAAAAACAAAAAGCTAGGAGATCTATTAGTAGATGCCCACTTTATTACCCAGCAGCAGCTGGAGGAAGCCTTGAAGCTGCAAAAAACCACAGGAGAAAAGCTAGGAGAAATACTGATTAAAGAGAAGGTCATTAGCGAAAAAGAGATTATAGAAGTATTAGAATTTCAATTAGGTATACCCCATGTAGTTCTAGATAGTTATTATATTGATCCGGAGATACCTAGATTGATTCATGAAAAATTAGCAAGACGTCATACCCTTATACCTATTAAAAAGGATAGGGGAAAGCTAGTGGTAGCCATGGTAGATCCACTAAATATCTTTGCCTTAGATGATATTAAAATAGCAACAGGTCTTGAGGTAGAGCCCGTCATTGCCACCAAGGACGATATTCTTAATGCCATTGGGGTTTACTACGAAAAGGAAAGTGCCGAACAAGCCCTAGAGGAATTTCAAGAAAATTTTAGCACAGAGTCTATAGAGGATTTGGATGAAAAAACCCTCAACCAAATCAACAATGCCCCTGTAGTCAAGCTGGTGAACTCCATTATCCGCCAGGCCATTAAACTAACAGCCAGCGATGTTCATATAGAGCCAGGGGAAAAGAGCTTAAGAATTCGTTTTAGAATAGATGGAGATCTACAGGAAATTATGACCCTTGCAAAGACAAGCCATTCTGCTATTGTTACAAGAATAAAAATCATGGGCAAAATGGATATAGCAGAAAAGAGAATTCCTCAAGACGGTAGGGTAGAAACCAATGTAGACGGTAAAGACATTGATATGCGGATTTCCGTATTGCCAACAGTATATGGAGAAAAAATCGTTATTCGTTTGTTAGATAGAAGCGGAGTTGTACTATCCAAAAGTCAATTAGGCTTCATAGACGAAAATCTAGAGGTTTTTGATAAAATCATTCAAAACCCCCACGGCATTATATTGGTTACAGGTCCCACCGGCAGTGGAAAAACCACCACCCTTTATGCTGTACTTAAGGAGCTAAACAAAATTGATAAAAATATTATCACTGTGGAGGACCCTGTTGAATATCGTCTGGAGGGCATCAATCAGTCCCAGGTAAATGTCAAGGCAGGTCTTACCTTTGCCAATGGCTTAAGGGCGATACTAAGACAAGACCCAGATATCGTTATGATTGGTGAGATTAGAGATGCTGAGACCGCTCAAATTGCAGTAAGGGCTGCTATAACAGGTCATTTAGTATTAAGCACCCTCCATACCAATGATACTGCCTCCACCGTCACCAGATTAGTAGACATGGGAATCGAGCCCTTTTTAATCTCCAGCTCTGTCGTAGGGGTCATTGCTCAACGATTGGTTAAAAAAATTTGTGAAAACTGTAAAATTTCCTATGAGGGTAGCTATAATGAAAGAAAATTACTGGACTTAAATCACGATCCAATCCTTTATAAAGGAACAGGATGTAATTTTTGCAATCATACAGGCTATAAGGGAAGGACCTCTATACATGAAATTATGCCTATTAACAATGCCATCAAGTCCTTAATTGATACTAGACAGACGGTGGAGGCATTAAAAAGAAAAGCAGTAGAGCAAGGAATGGTTACCTTAAGACAAAATGCCACTAACCTTGTGTTAAAAGGGGTTACCACTATGGACGAGCTTATTAAGGTAACCTACAGTCTAGATTAG
- the aroE gene encoding shikimate dehydrogenase produces MNTINGKTKTICLLGNPVDHSFSPIIHNYGFQQLNMNCVYVNHKVEEKKLREAIEGIKALGYIGCNVTYPHKIKIMEFLDDITEEAQLIGAVNTVKNENGKLIGYNTDGLGFVNGLKRKGIDLHDKRIVLLGAGGAAKSIAVALAIHFDCSIKICNRSINKAIEVINVLNTIKKSATINHEAITPEELHTEEIDILINCTPIGMVPNVDHIPFEDQLKLHSHLIVSDIIYQPFETKLLKKAKENNCKIHHGLDMLIDQGILAFEIWTDAKLDFQDLKGFLKSKIYHD; encoded by the coding sequence ATGAATACCATTAATGGAAAAACAAAAACCATATGTTTATTAGGGAATCCAGTAGATCATAGTTTTTCACCAATCATACATAATTATGGCTTCCAGCAGTTAAATATGAACTGTGTTTATGTAAATCATAAGGTGGAAGAAAAAAAATTAAGGGAAGCTATAGAGGGAATTAAGGCGTTAGGTTATATAGGATGTAATGTAACCTATCCCCATAAAATAAAAATCATGGAATTTTTAGATGACATAACAGAGGAAGCCCAGCTAATTGGAGCCGTCAACACAGTAAAAAATGAAAATGGAAAATTGATTGGATATAACACCGATGGTCTAGGCTTCGTAAATGGATTAAAGAGAAAGGGTATAGACCTTCATGATAAAAGAATAGTACTATTAGGGGCTGGAGGTGCTGCCAAAAGTATAGCAGTAGCTCTGGCCATTCATTTTGATTGTTCTATTAAGATCTGCAATAGAAGTATCAATAAAGCCATTGAAGTCATCAATGTCCTCAATACCATCAAAAAATCTGCAACCATTAACCATGAGGCCATAACCCCTGAAGAATTACATACAGAAGAAATCGATATTCTCATTAATTGTACCCCAATAGGCATGGTGCCTAATGTAGATCATATACCTTTTGAAGATCAATTAAAACTCCATAGTCATTTAATCGTCAGTGATATTATCTATCAACCCTTTGAAACCAAACTCCTGAAAAAAGCAAAGGAAAACAATTGCAAAATACATCATGGCTTAGATATGCTGATAGATCAAGGAATCTTGGCCTTCGAGATTTGGACTGATGCAAAATTAGATTTTCAAGATTTAAAAGGATTTTTAAAATCAAAAATATATCATGATTAG
- a CDS encoding YqeG family HAD IIIA-type phosphatase — protein MKLLTPDLYVESILHLDLEKLKAKNIKGLIIDIDNTLVAWDVKYASEKSKEWLLNLKKEGFEVCLVSNNTEDRVVTFNEELKLPAIHRAVKPRRGAFKKAMEQMGTQIHNTAVIGDQIFTDVLGGNRMGLITVLVVPIESKEFWWTTFVRKIERHVLRVVLKDHRGD, from the coding sequence ATGAAGCTTTTGACACCAGACTTATATGTAGAATCTATACTACATCTAGACCTAGAAAAATTAAAGGCAAAAAACATCAAGGGATTAATCATTGATATTGACAATACGCTAGTGGCATGGGATGTAAAATATGCCAGTGAAAAATCAAAGGAATGGCTATTAAATTTAAAAAAAGAGGGATTTGAAGTATGCCTTGTCTCCAATAATACGGAGGATAGAGTAGTAACCTTTAACGAAGAATTGAAGTTGCCAGCCATACATAGGGCGGTAAAGCCTAGAAGGGGAGCCTTTAAGAAGGCTATGGAACAAATGGGAACACAAATTCATAACACAGCTGTCATAGGAGATCAAATCTTTACAGATGTTTTAGGGGGGAACCGAATGGGTCTCATTACCGTTCTAGTGGTACCTATTGAAAGTAAAGAATTTTGGTGGACAACCTTTGTAAGAAAAATAGAAAGACATGTATTAAGGGTGGTTTTAAAAGATCATAGGGGGGATTAA